In Shewanella sp. GD04112, the sequence GCACCATTGGGAAAGAGTTGTATATGACTCACTATGCCGCCACTGAGCACTGTCGCTATCCCATGGGACAACTCGTGGAAATAGCTCTCTAACCACTTAAAAGGCACGCTCAGATAAGGAATGCGCGTCAATATGAGTGCCAGCATCAGTTCGATGATAAACAAACCGCGGCTAGGAAGACCGCCAGTTAGACGAGGAGTAAAACGGGATTGAGAAGACACGGGCGCACTATCAGGCATAAATATCCACGCCGACCATCTGCTGAATTTCTTCACGTTTGGCAGCATGTTGCGTTTGTAGGTATTGGGCAATAGCCCCTTGATGACCTCGGGTGCTTTGTTCGTATTCGAGCTGGGCACCGAGTCTGGATTGTAGGTTTTGTGATGAACCATCCGCGTTATCATCAAAGGCTAAGGCAGAAACCGCATCGAGCTCAATCACAGGGCGCGGCGCTTCCGTGGGCGACATTCCCTGTATGACTGCGGGGCGATTACTCGCAACCGCTTGTGTCAAACTCGTTTGAAGCGAATTTACCTGCATCGAAATGCCCAGTTTATATCCTATAAGCCTAGTTAACCTTGTTAGGCGGTTGTGACGAGTGCCTAACTAGGAATTAATGTCTGCATCGAGAATCCATGCAGACAGTTTGATTCTAACGTATCATAGGCGAGAATGAACAGTTTATTCACGTCCCGGTAACTTTTTCCATGTCACAGTATCACGTAGGTACACAGGTTCGAGTTCATCGACACTGGTGGTTAATCCCGCTTTGATACCCGCTTCGGCTAACGCTAACATGGCACGGGCATCGGGATACTTCACCGCCGCTAAGGAGGTCATGCCGCTGCCTAACGCTAATAACTCGGGATAGGCATCAAACCCAGTGCCACAGCCGACAATGGCTTTATTAAGATCGAATGCTAGTTCAACCTGCTCTGGCGCACTCACTACCTCTTTACCGACTAAGGTGGCAATGCCATCGACGGCAACGAATTGACCCCAGTACACTTCTCCCATGCGCGCATCGATACAACAGAGCACTTGCTCGGCAGAGTGCTCAGCAATCGCCATTTGTGCCATGGCCGCTAAGGTGGAAATGCCGATAACGGGTAAGTCTAACCCTAGGGCTAAACCTTGTGTCATGCTGGTGCAAATACGGATCCCCGTAAAACTGCCTGGCCCACGGCCGTAAGCAATGGCATCCAGTTTATCTAAGCCGACATTGGCTTGTTTTAATACACCTTCCACCATAGGCAATAAACGCTGACTATGCTCCCGAGGCGCATCGGCTAACTCAGCAAAAACCTGTCCTTGATAATACAGGGCAGCCGAACAAGCTTCGGTACAAGTGTCGAGGGCGAGAATACAAACAGAGTCTTGGGGTGTTGTCATATAAAAACCGCGCTGTGGGTATAGTTGGACAGACGAAAAGTGACTTATTAGGTCCTGCACTATACCAAGTGTAAATTGGCGCAAATGATAACATCAAATAATCGAAAGCAAAGGCTTAAAAGCGGCGGCTAATAGATCGATTAGCTTAGCGCTGGGTTTGTGATCGCCATCACT encodes:
- the tsaB gene encoding tRNA (adenosine(37)-N6)-threonylcarbamoyltransferase complex dimerization subunit type 1 TsaB, producing the protein MTTPQDSVCILALDTCTEACSAALYYQGQVFAELADAPREHSQRLLPMVEGVLKQANVGLDKLDAIAYGRGPGSFTGIRICTSMTQGLALGLDLPVIGISTLAAMAQMAIAEHSAEQVLCCIDARMGEVYWGQFVAVDGIATLVGKEVVSAPEQVELAFDLNKAIVGCGTGFDAYPELLALGSGMTSLAAVKYPDARAMLALAEAGIKAGLTTSVDELEPVYLRDTVTWKKLPGRE